In Cicer arietinum cultivar CDC Frontier isolate Library 1 chromosome 1, Cicar.CDCFrontier_v2.0, whole genome shotgun sequence, one DNA window encodes the following:
- the LOC101494412 gene encoding uncharacterized protein: MATKILKLTLILSLLISLALFVSSNDDDINHHDMEDDDEDEEEFYVVDTSSQHHGSRSRFLANIIKKGKQCNLESNNVCNGVKANKGRDLLFCCKKHCRNVLSDKNNCGVCGQKCNQGQRCCNGVCTNVLSNVHHCGKCNNECSAGHLCGNGFCGYA, encoded by the coding sequence ATGGCCACCAAAATCCTAAAGCTCACCCTAATTCTCTCTTTACTCATATCTCTAGCCTTGTTTGTTTCATCAAATGATGATGATATAAATCATCATGACATGGAAGATGATGATGAGGATGAAGAAGAGTTCTATGTTGTTGACACCTCATCACAACATCATGGATCAAGAAGTAGATTCTTGGCAAATAtaataaagaaaggaaaacaatGTAACCTTGAGAGTAATAATGTATGCAATGGAGTTAAAGCAAACAAGGGAAGAGACTTACTTTTTTGTTGCAAGAAGCATTGTCGCAATGTTTTGAGTGACAAGAATAATTGTGGTGTTTGTGGCCAAAAATGCAATCAAGGACAAAGATGTTGCAATGGAGTTTGTACCAATGTTTTGTCTAATGTTCATCATTGTGGCAAGTGTAACAACGAGTGTTCAGCTGGTCATTTGTGTGGGAATGGCTTTTGTGGCTATGCATAA